TATGTCGCCGCCTCGGGGACCTGGCAGGCCGTGGTGGCCCACGAGGACCGGGCCGACGCGCCGACCACGACGGTCAGCGCGCCGCTCGAGCCCTATCCGCCGGGCGGCGACCACTTCCTCGCGGTGGTCTACGACGAGGCGACCGACCAACTGCGGCTGTACGTGGGTGCCGACTACGCCGCCGACATCGCGCGTGTGGCGGGCGTCGACGCCTGGGCACCGACGGGCGATCTCCAGATAGGCCGCACACTCACCGAGGACGGCAGCGCGGCCCAGCTGGCGGGAGAGATCGACGAGATCCACACGTACGCCGGCGCGGTCAGCCGTACGCAACTGGCGTTTCTGGCGGCCGGCGGCACCGACTCCTGACCTCGTCCGGCCGGGCGACGGGCACGACCGGCCCGCCGCCCGGCCTCGTGGTGCTCGATGACGACGGAGTGCGCGGCGCGCAGGGCGCCGAGGACCACGAGACAGATGTGGGCGGTTTCGGCGCCCGCCGAAGCCGCCGGCGCAGGCTCTTTCGTGGTCGCCCGAGTGGCCCGATGCTCAGGAGATGGCTGAATGGGCGAGGCAAGTGACGCGGCACGCTCCGTAGTCGCACAGTTCAGGCGCGACGGGTTCGTCGCACCGGAGAGCGCGCAACGTGCCGAGTTCGAGGTCTGGGACCGGGTGACCCCGGGATGGGTCCTGCTCGTCGCCCTTCAGATACTCCTCGAACTGCGTGCGGAGGACGGTCGGACGGACCTCGGCCGTCCGGTGCGCGGACTGGACGACGAGGAAGCGCGGCTGATGATCAGGACCCTGCTGGGGGACGCGGCGGCGGCCCCGGAGACCTCACGACGCGACCTGATCACCCTCGACCGGCTGCTGGAGCTGCTGGCCTCCGTGATCGCCGAGGAGTCGCTGTCCGACGAAGAGGTGCACGCCCTGCTGGAGGCCGCGGAGGAGAGCTGCCTTGCTGTCGGGCCGTGGGACGTGAGTGACGACCGTCGGCCGCAGAGCGGCGAACTGGTCGATCTCGGGGGCCTGCTGGTGCCGACGGAGCCTGGTCTGAAGATCGAGCTCATGTCGTCGCGACGGGACGGCTCCCTCGTCGGCGTCACTCTCATCCGCGGCCGGACCGCGATCCAGCTCCAGGCGTTCCGCGCGCTCGGGGACACCTCCTGGGCGAGTGTCCGTGAGGATCTGGCCCGTACGATGCGCGGCCGGGGCGGCTCCGCGGAGGAGCGCGTCGGCCCCGCGGGGACCGAACTCCAGGCCGTCGTGCGGATCCAGGGACCTCCCGGCAAGGACCGTCAGACCGCCAGGGTGCTGGGCCATGACGGTCCGGGGTGGATTCTGCGCGGCTTCGTGACGGGCGTCGGTGCGGAACCCGGCAGCACCGAGGAGTGGCCCTACGAGACCTTTCAGGGGACCGTCGTCCGTATGTCCGCCGAGGACCATGGCACCGACCCCCTCATCCGGCTGCGCCAGCCGGAGTCAGGTGTCTGAGCCCGCCGCTTAGACAAGGGCATGACGCGCACGGTACTCATGTGCCATGAGTGAAGACGGTGAACACCCGGCCGACGGACGTCTGATCGGTGGGCGGTACCGGCTCGTCGAGCGGGTCGGGTCGGGGCCCGGCGGCACGGTGTGGCGGGCCCGCGACGAGCAGGACGCGCGGTACGTCGCCGTCAAGGAGCCCCGTCCGACCGGGGATCCGGAGGACGAGGAGCGGCGGCGGGCCATGCGCCGGCTGCCGCACGAGGCGCGGGCCGCGGCGCAGGTCGACCATCCGGCGGCCGTCGCCATTCACGACGTACTCCTCGACGACGAACTGCCCTGGATCGTCATGGAGTTGGTCGAGGGGGAGTCGCTGGAGGCCGCCCTCGCCGGGCGGGGGCCGGTGACCGACACCGAGGCCGCCCGGATCGGGCTCGCCGTCCTCGGCGCGCTGCACGCCGCCCACCGCGTCGGCATCGTCCACCGCGACTTGAAGCCGTCCAACGTCCTCCTCGAAGCCGGCGGCGAACGTGTCGTCGTGACCGACTTCGGCATCGGCGCCTCCGGGCGGGGCAACACCCAGCAGGCTGCCGTCGGTTTCGTCGCCCCGGAGTGCGGCTCAGGGCGGGTCGCGGGGCCCGCCTCCGACCTGTGGTCGCTGGGTGCGCTGCTGCGCTCGGCCGTGGGGACCGGTCCCCTCGCTTCCGGCCCCCTCGGTTCGCTTCTGGAGCGGCTCCTCGCCCCCGAGCCGGAGACCCGGCCGACAGCGGAGGAGGCCGCCGAGGTGCTGGCCGAGGTCGCCGGGAGGAGTCTGCCGACGTGGGCCGCCGAGACGCCCGCCGCGCCTCAGACCGTACAGACGGCCGCTTCACCTCCGGCCGCGCAGACGCCTCCTTCGCCTCCGGTCCCGGAAGCCCCCGAACCCACCCCCGCGCCGTCCCCGACCGACCTCCCGCACTCCGCCCCCGCGGCCGAGGAACCCCGTCGCCTCACCGCACTCTCCGCCCTCGGCCTCCTGCTCCAGAAAAAACCCGAACGCGGCTGATCGTCCCCGTCTCAACCCCCTGATCAGCACATTCACCGCCAGTCATCACTGGCAAGGTGCGTGTACATCGTGAAGGCCCGTTACCGACGGGTACCCAAAGCCCCCGCTCCCGAATACCCTGCGGCTCATGACGGACGCGCAGGCCCCGGCCAAGACCGGCACGAACCCCCTCGCCCCCGCCCCGGAGGGCGCCCGTACCGCGGCCGACGTGGTCACCCCGGAGCTGGTCGCCCAGCTCACCAAGGGCGTGACCGGGTCCGGTCGTACCGCCAACCACACGCCGTTCACCGGCGAGAAGCTGGCCGACCTGCCCGAGTCGACGCCCGAGGACGTGGAGAAGGCCTTCGAGGCGGCCCGAAAGGCGCAGGCGGTGTGGGAGCGGACCCCCGTACGGCAGCGCGCCGCCGTCCTGCTCCGCTTCCACGATCTGATCCTCGAACGCCAGGCCGAGGTCCTCGACCTCATCCAGCTGGAGACCGGCAAGGCACGCCTGCACGCCCACGAGGAGGTGCAGGCGGTGGCCGTGGCGGCGCGGCACTACGGCCGTAAAGCGCCCGACTATCTCAGGCCGAAGCGGCACACCGGCGCCGTGCCGACCCTCACCAAGGTCACCGAGCTGCGCCACCCGCGCGGGGTCGTCGGCCAGATCGCCCCCTGGAACTACCCGCTGGAGCTGTCCGTCGGCGACGCGCTCCCCGCCTTCGTCGCGGGCAACGCCGTCGTCATGAAGCCGGACACCGAGACCTGCCTGACCGCCCTGTGGGCCCGCGACCTGCTCGTCGAGGCCGGCCTGCCCGCCGAGGTCTTCCAGGTCGTCCTCGGTGACGGTCCCGTCGTCGGCCCCGAGGTCGTCCGGCACGCCGACTACGTCTCCTTCACCGGCTCCACCCGCACCGGACGCGAGGTGGCCCAGGGCGCCGCCGCCCGCCTGGTCGGCGTCTCCCTCGAACTCGGCGGCAAGAACGCCATGCTGGTCCTGGAGGACGCCGACATCGAGAAGGCCGCCGCCGGTGCCGTCCGCGCCTGCTTCTCCTCGGCCGGCCAACTCTGCATCTCCATCGAGCGGTTGTACGTCCACGAGTCGATCGCGGACGTCTTCCTCGAGCGCTTCGCCGCCCGCACCAAGGCGATGCGGCTCGGCAAGTCCCTCGCCTACGGCGCCGACATGGGGTCGCTGGTGGGGGAGCGGCAGCTGGAGACGGTCACCCGGCATGTCGAGGAGGCCGTGTCCAAGGGGGCGAAGGTCGTCGCCGGTGGTGTCGCCCGCCCGGACATCGGCCCCTACTTCTTCGAGCCGACCATCCTCGACGGCGTCACCGAGCCGATGGCCGTGTGCGCCGAGGAGACCTTCGGCCCGGTCGTCTCCCTCTACCGTTTCACGACCGAGGACGAGGCGGTCGAGCTCGCCAACTCCACGCCGTACGGCCTGAATTCCTCGGTGTGGACGAAGGACGGCAAGCGCGGCCGCGAGATCGCCTCCCGGGTGCGGGCCGGCACCGTCAACGTCAACGAGGGATACGCCTCCGCCTACGGCAGCGTCCAGTCCCCGATGGGCGGCATGAAGGACTCCGGCCTCGGCCGCCGTCATGGCTCCGAGGGCATCCTCAAGTACACCGAGGCCCAGACGGTCGCCCAGCAGCGGCTGCTGCCGATGGCGCCCTCGCTGGGGATGGACGACGAGAAGTACGCGCAGTTCATGAGCCGGAGCCTGAGGCTGATGAAGGCCCTCCGCTTCAAGTAGAAACGTCCGTTCTCAACGAGGAGAGCACGTGCCACAGGACACCTACGACTACGACGTCATCGTCGTCGGATCGGGCTTCGGCGGCTCCGTCACCGCCCTTCGCCTCACCGAGAAGGGTTACCGCGTAGGTGTCCTGGAAGCCGGCCGCCGTTTCACCCGCGAGACCCTCCCCAGGAACTCCTGGGACCTGAAGAACTACCTCTGGGCACCGAAACTCGGCATGTTCGGCATCCAGCGCATCCACCTCCTGGGCAACGTCATGGTCCTCGCGGGGGCGGGCGTCGGTGGCGGCTCCCTCAACTACGCCAACACCCTCTACGTCCCCCCGAAGCCGTTCTTCGAGGACCCCCAGTGGCGTGACATCACGGACTGGCAGGAGGAGCTGAAGCCGTACTACGACCAGGCCCGCCGCATGCTCGGCGTACGGCTCAACCCGACGATGACCCCCTCCGACGTCCACCTCAAGGCGGCCGCCGAGCGGATGGGCGTCGGTGACACCTTCCACATGGCCCCGGTCGGCGTCTTCTTCGGCGACGGCGAGGACGCCGAGGGCAGGACCAAGGCGGCCCCCGGCGAGCAGGTCGAAGACCCCTACTTCGGCGGCGCGGGCCCCGCCCGCACGGCCTGCACCGAGTGCGGTGAGTGCATGACCGGCTGCCGGCACGGCGCCAAGAACACCCTGAACGAGAACTACCTCTACCTCGCCGAGAAGGCGGGGGCGGTCGTGCACCCCCTGACCTCCGTCGTGTCGGTCACCGATGACTCCCAGGGCGGCTACGCGGTCGCGACCCTCCCCACCGACGAGCGCCGCAAGGCCAGGGGCCGCACCTTCAAGGCCCGCCAGGTCGTCATCGCCGCCGGCACCTACGGCACCCAGACCCTCCTGCACCGCATGAAGGCCGGCCGTCAACTGCCGTACATCTCGGACCGGTTGGGCGAGCTCACCCGCACCAACTCCGAGGCCCTGGTCGGCGCCCAGACCGACAACCGTCGCTACCGCAGGGCGACCGGCGTGCGGAAGGTCGACTTCACCCAGGGCGTCGCCATCACCTCGTCCATCCACCCGGACGAGAACACCCACATCGAGCCGGTCCGCTACGGCAAGGGCTCCAACTCGATGGGCGGCCTGTCGATCCTCCAGGTGCCGTACGCCGAGGGCTCGTCGAGGGTGATGGCCTGGCTGGCGAACGCCGCGAAGCACCCGCTCCTCGTCCTGCGCTCCCTCTCCAACCGCCGCTGGTCGGAGAAGACCATCATCGGCCTGGTCATGCAGTCACTGGACAACTCCCTGACGACGTACCTCAAACCGGACGGCGTCGGCAAGGGCCTGCTCACCGCCCGCCAGGGCCACGGCGCTCCCAACCCCAAGCAGATCAGGGCCGCTTCCGAGGCCGCTTCCGCGATCGCCGCCGACATCAACGGCTTCGCCGGCTCCAACGTCGGCGAGCTGATGGGCGCCCCGCTCACCGCCCACTTCCTCGGCGGCTGCCCGATCGGCTCCTCCCGCGAGACCGGCGTCATCGACCCGTACCACCGGCTCTACGGCCACCCGGGGATCTCGGTCGTGGACGGCTCCGCGGTCTCCGCCAACCTCGGCGTGAACCCCTCGCTGACGATCACCGCCCAGGCCGAGCGCGCGATGTCGTACTGGCCCAACAAGGGCGAGCAGGACCCGCGTCCGGCGCAGGGCGAGGCGTACCGGCGTCTGAACCCCGTCGAGCCCAAGTCACCGGCGGTCCCGGCGGAGGCCTTCGGCGCGCTGAAGCTCCCGTTCCTGGAGACGCCGGCGGTGCCGAAGAAGTCGTAGAGCCGAAAAACGCCGAAGAGAAGGACCTGCACCCCCCTCCGAGCACAGGTCCTTCTCTTTTTCTTGCGTCAAGCTGTGTGTACGGCTTTCACGGCCCTACGACTCAGGCGTGGGCGCCGGTCGCACCCTTGCGCCGCTTGACCGCGAAGACCACACCGGTACCGGCGACGACGGCGAAGCCGCCGACGAGGCCGAGGACCGGCAGGGCCGAGCTGGAACCGGTCTCGGCGAGCTGGCCGTCCACGTCGACGCCGTTGACGTCGGAGATGGGGCTCTTGCCGCCGGTCTGCGGCGTGGCGTCGTTCGGCTTGCCGGGGTCGGAGCCGGCCGGCAGGACCTCGAAGTAGTAGATGCCGGCGTTCTCGTCGTCGGAGACCCAGCAGCCCTTGTCGTCCGAGTACTCGGCGAGACCGATGGCGATGCCGATCGCGCTCGGGACCTTGCGGTCGACCTTCACCCGCAGCTGGTAGCTGAGGGAGTCGCCGCCGTCGAGGGAGAAGGCGTTGAACGTGCCGCCCTCGCCGAACTGCGTGGCCACGTCGACCCAGGAGCCGCCCTGCTTCACCTGAAGGGTGACCAGGTCGCTGTAGTCCTTCTCGAAGTCCCAGTCGACCGCCCCGATCCCGACGATGGGCTGGATGTCCTTGATCGTGTCGTCACCGGAGTTCTTCACGTTGAACTTGAAGTTCGTCCAGCCGCTGCCCGCCACGATGCTCTCGGGCAGACCGGTCAGCGAGCTGTGCAGCGCGTCGCTGTCGTTGAAGACCGGGACGCCGTCCTCGTCGACCGGGCACTCGTCGACGGGCTCGTCGCTCTCGCTCGGCGAGGGACTGCTGCTGGCGGTGGCCGAACTGGACGGGCTCGTGGAAGGGCTGCCGGTGGCGGTGGCGGTGGCGGTGGCGGTGGCCGAGCTGGACGCGCCCGTGGAGGGGCTGCTGCTCGCGGGCGTGCTCGCCGGGTCCGCCGGGGCGGCCGGGGTGCTCTCGGGGGCCGTCGGAGTGGTGTCGCCGGCGGGCGTGGTCTCGGGCGCGGTCGGCGTGGGGGACTCGTCAGCGAAGGCGCTCGGCGCGGCGAACAGGGCCAGCGGCGCTATCGCGGCGGTCGCGGCCGCGGCGGCCAGTGCACGGCGAAGCTTCATGAAGACCTCGGAAGTCAGGTGTGCCACACTTGCGCGGCACGCGTCAGGGAGAGGCCTCCGCGTGTGGGGCGCGGGTGGGGCCCGTGGTTCGTGAGGTTTGATCCGTGAGACCTGTGAATGGTTGTGCGGGCATTCACAGAAAACTTATGTGGGCTGAGTCACAGGGGAGTTCTCCTTGTGAACGGGCTTTCCCAGGCCCTAGAACTGACTCACGTGTCAGAAGACCCCAAGATCCCCGACGACGTCTGGGAACGGTTCGCCCGTGACTCAGAGCGGGACATCCGAGACTCCGCCCCCAAGGAACCGTCCGCGCGGGCCCGTGAGGTGACGGAGCGACTGCGGCGACAGGAAGCGCGCGGCGAACTGCCGGAGGGCTGGCGTACCGGACCGGCCTGGCAGCAGAAGAAGAGCCGACGCGGCCTGTGGGGCGTCCTCGGTGTCGCCGTCGCGGTCGTGGTGGCCGTCGTGGCGGTGAAGCCCTCGCTGGTGCCGGGCGACCCCTTCGGCGGGGGAACCTCCTCCGAGGCCGCGTCCTCCCCGCTGCCCGAGGAGACGGCGGCGCCGACCGCCGCGCCCTCCGCCGAGGCCTCCGAGATCCCCACCCTGGACGACCCGTTCGCCGGCTCCCCCGCCAAGCGCTGGGCCGACGGCGCCGCCGGGATCGCCGTACCGGAGGCGAAGGCCGTCGGTGGCCTGTCCAAGGCGAAGGCCGAGCAGGCCCTGGAGCTGACGAGGAAGCTCCTGGTCGAGTCCAACCTCGACCGGGGCACCCTGCGCGGCGAACGCCCGAAGGCGGCGCTCGACGTCCTGGATCCGGTGCAGAAGGACGTCCGTGGACTCCTGGAGACCGCCCTGGGCAAGCCGGACAAGAAACACGACCCGCTGTGGATGTTCAGCCGCTTCGACCCCAAGCAGGTCCGGCTGGTCGGCGACGTCGTGAAGACGCGCGGCCGGATGACCTTCAAGGCCGGTGACCACGCTTCGGTCGCCGTGCACGCCGACTACACCTTCGTCTATCCGGTCGTCCAGACCAACGGTTCCACGGAGGTCACCCGCACGATCATCCGCCGGGTCCTCGATGTCGAGATCTCCGACCCGGCCAAGTACCAGGTGACCCCGGGCAAGCTCACGGTCGTGAACTGGGACCAGGAGATCAACAACTCCGCCTGTGATGTCTACGACGGCTATCTGCACCCGGACTTCGCGTCGTCCGAGCCGACCGGGCCGGACCCCACCGGACCGACGGCGGACCCGTACGACCGCAGCCGGACCCTCGACCCGAACGGTGACGAAGGCTGCGGAACGATGTCCCGAGTCTGAGTCCACCCAGGCGAAGGGCCCCACGGGACGGAGCCGTGGGGCCCTTCTTTCGTCAGCACCGACGTCAGGGCTGCGCCGGTGCCTGGGAGCGGCGCCGGGGGGTTGCGCCGCTTGCTCTCCGTGCTCGTGTGCACTGCGTCCTTGCGCCTGCCGTGCCCCTGGTCGGCGCCCCGGCGCACAAGGGGCGCACGGATGGTCTGGACCTCTGGCAGTACGTCGAAGCAGTGCGAATGCAGTTGTCTGCGGAGGGGTTTGGGGGCTTTCTAGGCATCGTGCTGGATGGACGCGGCCTCCGCAACCGTTTGACCCAGCCTTGTGCCGGTACTTGTCCCGCCGGTCGGCCCCGGGCGTCCCCGGAGCCGACCGTTCTCCTGGTGACCGGGCTGCTGTCCCCTGCCGTCCGATCACTTCCTGGAGCGAGGTCCCACGACGCACGGCAAGATCTGTACGTCTCATCGCTCCAGCGAGCCACGCGTGGTTCTGGCGGGCCCGCCCCTGGCTGGCACGGACACCCTCACCAACGAAGCGACTCGGGGCACGGTCACGCGCCGGACGGGTGAGGCCGGGCCCGAACTCAGATGCGACCCCTGCACAGTTCGAGCAGCGTCATGGCGAGGGAGGTGCCCGGCCTGCCGAGCGCCTCACGGTAGCGGCCGAGGATCTCCATCTCGCGGGCGAGGTGGACCCGTCGGCCGCCGGAGGCGATACGGGTCTGCTGGACGACGGACGAGACGGCCATCCGTTCCTGGATCAGACCGATGATCCGGTCGTCGAGCGCGTCGATGCGCTCACGGGCGTCCGCGATGGTCGCTTCCGGTGTGGTGGTCACGTGGGGCTCCTGGGTGGGGTGGGTGCCCCGGAGCGGCAAGGTCCGGAAAACACCAGGCGCCCCGGACCTTGTCGGCCCGGGGCGCCTGGGAAGTCGCTTGTCAGTTGCTCAAGCAGCACGACCATGGCAGCCGGCGGGCCGGGTGCCATAGGTAAACAGGAAGGTCGTCTGCGTGAGCATGGCAGCAGTATGCCGGGCCCTGTCGGAGCGTCCAACCCGGTTCGCATCCTGAGACGGAGCTCGGCCCCGAGCCGCCCCCGTGTCTCCCGGTAGACTCGGTACCACACACACCTCGCTCACCGCCGGAAGGCAACCCGTGTCATCAGCGAACCCCGCCGCCGCCCCCGACACCGTCCTGGTCGTCGACTTCGGTGCGCAGTACGCCCAGCTCATCGCCCGTCGTGTCCGCGAGGCCCGGGTCTACAGCGAGATCGTGCCGAGCACCATGCCGGTCGCGGAGATGCTCGCCAAGAACCCGGCGGCGATCATCCTCTCCGGCGGCCCCTCGTCGGTGTACGCGGAGGGCGCCCCGCGCCTGGACCGCGAGCTGTTCGAGTCCGGCGTGCCGGTCTTCGGCATGTGCTACGGCTTCCAGCTGATGGCCACCACCCTCGGCGGCACCGTCGACAACACCGGCGCGCGTGAGTACGGCCGTACGCCGCTGCATGTCTCGAAGTCCGGCTCCACCCTCTTCGAGGGCACCCCGGACGAGCAGTCGGTGTGGATGTCCCACGGCGACGCCTGCTCCGCCGCCCCCGAGGGCTTCACCGTGACCGCGTCCACGGACGTCGTCCCGGTCGCCGCCTTCGAGAACGACGAGAAGAAGCTCTACGGCGTCCAGTACCACCCCGAGGTCATGCACTCCACGCACGGCCAGCAGGTCCTCGAGCACTTCCTGTACCGGGGCGCCGGTCTGAAGCCGGACTGGACCACCGGCAATGTGATCGAGGAGCAGGTCGCCGCGATCCGCGAGCAGGTCGGCGACAAGCGCGCGATCTGCGGTCTGTCCGGCGGCGTGGACTCCGCGGTGGCCGCAGCGCTCGTCGCGCGCGCCATCGGCGACCAGCTGACCTGTGTGTACGTCGACCACGGTCTGATGCGCAAGGGCGAGACCGAGCAGGTCGAGAAGGACTTCGTGGCCGCGACAGGCGTGAAGCTGGTCGTCGTCGACGCGGAGGAGCGCTTCCTGACCGCGCTCAAGGGGGTCTCCGACCCCGAGGAGAAGCGGAAGATCATCGGCCGGGAGTTCATCCGGGTCTTCGAGCAGGCCCAGGCCGAGATCATCGCGGACGAGGGTCCGGCGGTGGAGTTCCTCGTCCAGGGCACGCTCTACCCGGACGTGGTCGAGTCCGGTGGCGGCACCGGCACCGCCAACATCAAGTCCCACCACAACGTGGGCGGCCTCCCCGAGGACCTCGAGTTCCAGCTCATCGAGCCGCTGCGCAAGCTGTTCAAGGATGAGGTACGGATGGTCGGCCAGGAGCTCGGGCTCCCGGACGAGATCGTCCAGCGCCAGCCGTTCCCGGGTCCCGGCCTCGGCATCCGGATCGTCGGCGAGGTCACCAAGGAGCGCCTGGACCTGCTGCGCGACGCCGACGCCATCGCCCGCGAGGAGCTGACCGCGGCCGGCCTCGACCGCGACATCTGGCAGTGCCCGGTGGTCCTGCTCGCCGACGTCCGCTCGGTCGGCGTCCAGGGCGACGGCCGGACCTACGGCCACCCGATCGTCCTTCGCCCGGTGTCGAGCGAGGACGCCATGACCGCCGACTGGTCGAGGCTGCCGTACGACGTCCTCGCGAAGATCTCGACGCGGATCACCAACGAGGTGGCCGACGTCAACCGCGTGGTGCTCGACGTGACGTCGAAGCCGCCGGGGACGATCGAGTGGGAGTAGGACTCCCTTGCGTGAAGGTCAGGTCCGCTTGAGCGTGCGCAGCGGCGCTCCGGGCTTCCAGATCTGGACGACGAGGTACTTCTCGTCCTCGACGTAGGTCCTGACGACCTCCGTCAGCTCGGTGCGGAAGAGGTGGAACGGCTCCGGCGGTTCCACCTCGGTCACGTACGCCCCCTTGGCGTCGGCCTCCTCGACCTCGATCGCCCGCCCGGCGATCCGAACGTCGCCGCCGCCCATGGACTGGCCCTCCCCGGGATTCGCCTGGAGCGCGAACCGCGGGTCCCGTCGCAGGTCGAGGGCCTTGAGCGAGTCCGGCATCATGCCGAGCCAGAGTTCGCCGTGCAGGAAGCGGACCTCCAGGCCGGTGGTGCGCGGGGAGCCGTCCTTGCGGAGGGTGGCAAGGACGTGGTGGGTGAAGGCGCCGAAGCGGGTCTCGACGGTCTTGGCCAGGTCGGGTTCCGCGGAGGTGAAAGCAGCCCAGTTCATACCGGTCAGTGTTCCGCCGATACCCGACATCTGCTGTCAGGTATCCGCTGTGTGCGCCATCTTTACAAACCACCCCTGTTCTCTTGCGCTGACCGACGGTAACTTCCGCCCCGTAAAGCAACCCAGTGCTGGAGGAGCACATGCACGAGACGCCCCTCGGGCCCACTCCGCCGATGCCGCTGCCCACCGAGAAGCTGCAGTTCGCGATGCCGCCGATGCACGACTCCGTCGAGGAGGAACGCCGGCACCGCAAAGAGCGGCTCGCCGGCGCGCTGCGGATCTTCGGCCGGCTCGGCTTCGAGGACGGGGTCTCCGGGCACATCACCGCACGCGACCCGGAGTTCACCGACTGCTTCTGGGTCAACCCCTTCGGCATGCCGTTCAAGCACGTCACCGTGAGCGACATCGTGCTCGCCAACTCCGAGGGGCAGGTGCTCGACGGCCGCTACCACGTCAACCAGGCGGCCTTCACCGTGCACTCCCAGGTGCACGCCGCCCGCCCCGATGTCGTCGCCGTCGCCCACTGCCATTCCGTGCACGGTCGGGCGCTGTCCACGCTCGGTGAGCTCCTGGATCCCCTCACCCAGGAGAGCTGCGCCTTCTACGAGGACCACGCGCTGTACGAGTCCTACACCGGGGTCGCCGTCGACGCCGACGAGGGTCGCCGGATCGCTACGGCGCTCGGATCCCGGAAGGCGCTGGTGCTGCGCAACCACGGGCTGCTGACCGTCGGGGACTCGGTGGACGCGGCGGCCTGGTGGTTCCTGTCGATGGAACGGTCCAGCCAGGTGCAGCTGCTCGCCCGGGCGGCGGGACGGCCGGTGCTCATCGACCACCGGGCGGCGGTGGCGACCCGGGAGCAACTGGGCGGAGATCTGGTGGCGTGGATCAACTACCAGCCGATGTGGCAGGACATCAGTCGCAGCGAGCCGGACCTGCTGAGCTAGAAGCCTCGCATGAGCCGGAAACCCCGCAGGAGCTAGAAACCTCGCAGGAGCTAGAAACCTCGCAGCACCGCGGCCTTCGTCATCGCGAACTCCTCGTCCGTGAGCACCCCGTCCCGGTGCAGCTCACCCAACTCCCGCAGCCTGCGCAGGAGTACGTCGTGATGGTCGGCCGGCGGGGGAACGGCGGCCGCGGCGAGCCGGGGACGAGGGGCGCGTTCGTCGTCGTACGCGAGGTCGCCGCGGGTGGACGGGTGCGGCAGCCGGGCCGTGACCGCCGTCGCGACGAGGGCGGTGAGCAGATCGCGGCGGGTGCTGCCCCACAGGTCGAGGGCGTACGGGTCCTTCTCCGGCGGCAGTTTCGAGAAGGACGTCTCGCGGGTCACGAACCGCATGAAACCGTCCTCGTAACCGGAGTTGGGCAGCCACTCGACCTGGACGAGGTCCCCCACGTCGATGATCCGCGGGCCGGTCGC
This portion of the Streptomyces canus genome encodes:
- a CDS encoding pyridoxamine 5'-phosphate oxidase family protein; translated protein: MNWAAFTSAEPDLAKTVETRFGAFTHHVLATLRKDGSPRTTGLEVRFLHGELWLGMMPDSLKALDLRRDPRFALQANPGEGQSMGGGDVRIAGRAIEVEEADAKGAYVTEVEPPEPFHLFRTELTEVVRTYVEDEKYLVVQIWKPGAPLRTLKRT
- the guaA gene encoding glutamine-hydrolyzing GMP synthase codes for the protein MSSANPAAAPDTVLVVDFGAQYAQLIARRVREARVYSEIVPSTMPVAEMLAKNPAAIILSGGPSSVYAEGAPRLDRELFESGVPVFGMCYGFQLMATTLGGTVDNTGAREYGRTPLHVSKSGSTLFEGTPDEQSVWMSHGDACSAAPEGFTVTASTDVVPVAAFENDEKKLYGVQYHPEVMHSTHGQQVLEHFLYRGAGLKPDWTTGNVIEEQVAAIREQVGDKRAICGLSGGVDSAVAAALVARAIGDQLTCVYVDHGLMRKGETEQVEKDFVAATGVKLVVVDAEERFLTALKGVSDPEEKRKIIGREFIRVFEQAQAEIIADEGPAVEFLVQGTLYPDVVESGGGTGTANIKSHHNVGGLPEDLEFQLIEPLRKLFKDEVRMVGQELGLPDEIVQRQPFPGPGLGIRIVGEVTKERLDLLRDADAIAREELTAAGLDRDIWQCPVVLLADVRSVGVQGDGRTYGHPIVLRPVSSEDAMTADWSRLPYDVLAKISTRITNEVADVNRVVLDVTSKPPGTIEWE
- a CDS encoding class II aldolase/adducin family protein, translated to MHETPLGPTPPMPLPTEKLQFAMPPMHDSVEEERRHRKERLAGALRIFGRLGFEDGVSGHITARDPEFTDCFWVNPFGMPFKHVTVSDIVLANSEGQVLDGRYHVNQAAFTVHSQVHAARPDVVAVAHCHSVHGRALSTLGELLDPLTQESCAFYEDHALYESYTGVAVDADEGRRIATALGSRKALVLRNHGLLTVGDSVDAAAWWFLSMERSSQVQLLARAAGRPVLIDHRAAVATREQLGGDLVAWINYQPMWQDISRSEPDLLS